The Vibrio sp. SNU_ST1 genome has a segment encoding these proteins:
- the glpG gene encoding rhomboid family intramembrane serine protease GlpG, which produces MIRLMVLDNPRLAQAFIDYMASRQIPIQISPEGEGRFALWLLDGQFQVETEAELNRFLAEPNHKRYQAASWDMAETRKSNFHYHTPSFLGMIKAKAGPVTLSLMLVCVVIFALQQIGFGQAIFNALHFPAVNGQQWQLWRWLSHAVLHFSVMHIAFNILWWWQLGGDIEKKLGSLKLLQIFAVSSALSGAGQYWVEGANFGGLSGVVYALVGYLWVVGAKAPQLGLGIPRQIVGFMLVWLVLGYMQPFMAIANTAHLAGLAAGVIIGFIDAMKAPSSARS; this is translated from the coding sequence ATGATTAGACTGATGGTGTTAGACAACCCACGTCTTGCCCAAGCATTTATTGATTATATGGCCTCTCGTCAGATCCCTATTCAGATCTCTCCAGAGGGAGAAGGGCGTTTTGCTTTGTGGCTTCTTGATGGTCAATTTCAGGTTGAAACCGAAGCTGAGCTGAATCGTTTTCTTGCTGAACCCAATCATAAACGCTATCAAGCGGCGTCTTGGGATATGGCTGAGACTAGAAAGAGTAATTTCCATTACCACACGCCAAGCTTTTTGGGCATGATTAAAGCAAAAGCAGGTCCTGTGACACTGAGCCTAATGTTGGTGTGTGTGGTGATTTTTGCGCTGCAACAGATTGGTTTTGGCCAAGCTATTTTCAATGCCCTGCATTTCCCAGCGGTTAATGGACAGCAATGGCAGCTGTGGCGTTGGTTGAGCCATGCCGTTCTGCATTTCTCTGTTATGCACATCGCATTCAATATTTTGTGGTGGTGGCAGCTAGGTGGGGACATTGAGAAGAAACTAGGCAGCCTCAAGCTACTTCAGATCTTTGCTGTCTCTTCTGCGCTTTCAGGTGCTGGTCAGTATTGGGTTGAAGGGGCGAACTTCGGTGGTTTGTCTGGTGTTGTGTATGCCTTGGTTGGTTACTTATGGGTTGTTGGTGCGAAGGCGCCACAACTTGGTTTAGGTATCCCAAGACAGATTGTCGGCTTTATGTTGGTGTGGTTAGTGCTTGGGTACATGCAGCCATTTATGGCGATCGCCAATACTGCGCATTTAGCTGGCCTAGCCGCTGGTGTCATTATTGGCTTTATCGATGCGATGAAAGCACCGAGCTCGGCAAGAAGCTAA
- the glpE gene encoding thiosulfate sulfurtransferase GlpE — translation MDQFKHIDVKGAQALIEQSEARLVDIRDPQSFAVAHSETAYHLTNDTMVSFMDEVEFEQPILVMCYHGISSQGAAQYLVNQGFEEVYSVDGGFEAWHRAELPVIAG, via the coding sequence ATGGACCAGTTTAAACATATCGACGTTAAAGGCGCTCAAGCCCTTATTGAACAAAGTGAAGCTCGACTTGTCGATATACGAGATCCGCAATCTTTTGCGGTAGCCCATTCAGAAACCGCCTACCACCTGACTAACGATACAATGGTGTCGTTTATGGATGAGGTTGAGTTCGAACAGCCTATCTTAGTGATGTGTTACCACGGTATTAGTAGCCAAGGCGCGGCACAATATTTAGTGAACCAAGGCTTTGAAGAGGTATATAGTGTTGATGGCGGTTTCGAAGCTTGGCATCGTGCTGAACTTCCGGTGATTGCGGGTTAA
- the rpoH gene encoding RNA polymerase sigma factor RpoH: MANQAYQMALVTQDSLDSYIRSANSYPMLTPDEERGLAERLHYKGEIDAAKGLILSHLRFVVHVARGYSGYGLPMADLVQEGNIGLMKAVKRFNPEVGVRLVSFAVHWIKAEIHEYVLRNWRIVKIATTKAQRKLFFNLRKSKKRLGWFNNGEVETVARELGVEPSEVREMESRLAAQDATFEAPMDDDDGGSAYTAPVYYLEDKASDVAETVEAANWESHTNNRLGLALKSLDERSQHIVRSRWLDDNKATLQDLADTYSISAERVRQLEKNAMKKLKQAVGDF, translated from the coding sequence ATGGCAAACCAAGCGTATCAAATGGCTTTAGTCACACAAGATAGTTTAGATAGCTATATCCGCTCAGCGAACAGTTACCCAATGCTGACGCCTGACGAGGAACGTGGACTTGCAGAGCGATTACATTACAAAGGTGAGATCGACGCTGCGAAAGGCTTGATCCTTTCACACCTACGATTCGTGGTGCACGTTGCAAGAGGCTACTCTGGCTACGGGCTGCCAATGGCTGATCTTGTCCAAGAAGGTAACATCGGCTTGATGAAGGCTGTTAAGCGCTTTAATCCAGAAGTTGGTGTCCGTCTAGTCTCTTTTGCTGTTCACTGGATCAAAGCTGAGATTCATGAATACGTATTGCGTAACTGGCGTATCGTTAAGATCGCAACGACTAAAGCACAGCGTAAATTGTTCTTTAACCTTCGTAAGTCTAAAAAGCGTTTAGGTTGGTTCAATAACGGTGAAGTTGAGACGGTTGCGCGTGAACTGGGTGTTGAGCCTTCAGAAGTTCGTGAAATGGAATCTCGCTTAGCGGCACAAGACGCGACGTTTGAAGCGCCTATGGATGACGACGACGGTGGTTCTGCTTACACAGCTCCAGTTTATTACCTAGAAGATAAAGCGTCAGACGTTGCTGAGACGGTTGAAGCGGCTAACTGGGAATCACATACTAATAATCGCTTAGGTCTCGCATTGAAGAGCTTAGACGAGCGTAGTCAACATATTGTTCGCTCACGTTGGTTAGACGACAACAAAGCAACACTGCAAGACTTAGCGGATACCTATAGCATTTCTGCAGAGCGTGTCCGCCAGTTAGAAAAGAATGCGATGAAGAAATTGAAGCAAGCTGTTGGCGACTTCTAA
- the ftsX gene encoding permease-like cell division protein FtsX translates to MAANKRIKKPQSNRAANRASSDGFFVVHWKQAKSSFSQMWQRPLGNLLTLAVISMALAMPACLYLLGKNVGEVAQDVTSPSQISAYVEDGIPEPRVMVLKDEIESWDQVDLVEYISPQQGLEDLSQYSGFEDALTILDDYSLPGVLVITPSVHSDALIKELAGTVKQQELVTDVRLDEDWLARLDAIKALAAVIVITLTVLMLGAVFLIIGNTLRFNVLAHKEEIQTMKLIGATDSYILRPYLYAGMWFGVLGSISAWVMTALITVLLNSAVDDLAQLYDSHFRLIGLSWDESLLLLIVGTLLGSVAAKLSAQRHLKEIEPV, encoded by the coding sequence ATGGCCGCGAATAAGCGCATTAAGAAACCTCAATCCAATCGAGCAGCAAACCGGGCTTCAAGCGACGGTTTCTTTGTTGTTCATTGGAAACAAGCCAAGTCATCGTTCTCGCAAATGTGGCAGCGTCCGTTGGGTAACTTGCTGACGCTTGCGGTGATTTCAATGGCTTTAGCTATGCCCGCTTGTTTGTACCTACTGGGCAAGAACGTTGGTGAAGTGGCGCAAGATGTCACCAGCCCGTCACAAATTAGTGCCTATGTAGAGGATGGTATCCCTGAGCCGAGAGTCATGGTGCTCAAGGATGAAATCGAAAGTTGGGATCAAGTAGATCTGGTTGAGTACATTTCTCCGCAGCAAGGTCTTGAAGATCTTAGCCAGTATTCTGGTTTTGAAGATGCCCTAACCATCCTAGACGATTATTCACTGCCAGGTGTGCTTGTGATTACGCCAAGCGTACACAGCGATGCCCTAATTAAAGAACTGGCAGGCACAGTTAAACAACAAGAATTAGTCACCGATGTTCGTTTAGATGAAGACTGGTTAGCTCGACTGGATGCTATCAAAGCACTTGCAGCTGTCATCGTGATTACCTTAACGGTATTGATGCTGGGCGCAGTATTTCTGATTATCGGCAACACATTACGATTTAATGTGTTGGCGCATAAGGAAGAGATTCAAACTATGAAGCTGATTGGTGCTACCGACAGTTACATTCTTCGGCCATATTTGTATGCTGGAATGTGGTTTGGTGTGTTAGGTTCGATTAGCGCGTGGGTAATGACGGCATTGATTACCGTATTACTGAACAGCGCAGTGGATGACTTGGCTCAGCTGTACGATAGCCACTTCCGCTTAATAGGCCTGAGTTGGGATGAATCTTTACTGCTTTTGATCGTCGGAACCTTGCTTGGTAGTGTAGCTGCGAAGCTTTCTGCACAGCGTCATCTAAAAGAAATTGAACCAGTTTAG
- the ftsE gene encoding cell division ATP-binding protein FtsE — MIKFQQVSKAYRGGRQALQKVDFHLKRGEMAFLGGHSGAGKSTLLKLICAIERPTDGRVWFNDHDITRIPAKDIPFLRRNIGIVFQDHRLLMDRSIFDNVALPMRIESISENEIKRRVSAALDKTGLLDKARCLPSQLSGGEQQRVGIARAVVNRPTLLLADEPTGNLDPELSSRVLRLFEEFNRAGVTIMLATHDIGLVNTRPQYRHLELNQGFLSEVEDYGRE, encoded by the coding sequence GTGATCAAATTTCAGCAAGTGAGCAAAGCCTACCGAGGCGGACGACAAGCGCTCCAAAAAGTGGACTTTCATCTCAAACGAGGAGAGATGGCATTTTTAGGCGGGCACTCTGGTGCCGGTAAAAGTACCTTGCTGAAGTTGATCTGCGCGATAGAGCGTCCAACTGACGGACGTGTTTGGTTTAACGATCACGATATTACTCGTATCCCAGCCAAAGACATTCCCTTTTTACGCCGTAACATCGGGATTGTCTTTCAAGATCACCGCCTACTTATGGATCGCTCGATCTTCGATAACGTCGCTCTGCCTATGCGTATTGAATCTATTTCTGAAAACGAAATTAAACGTCGAGTCAGCGCCGCGTTGGACAAAACCGGTTTATTAGACAAAGCCCGTTGTTTACCAAGCCAGCTCTCTGGAGGTGAACAACAACGGGTCGGTATTGCTCGCGCTGTGGTTAACCGTCCAACTCTGCTTTTAGCGGATGAGCCCACCGGTAACCTAGATCCTGAACTATCGAGTCGTGTATTACGCTTGTTTGAAGAGTTCAACCGTGCTGGTGTCACGATCATGCTAGCGACGCACGATATCGGGTTAGTAAACACTCGCCCTCAATATCGTCATCTGGAATTAAACCAAGGCTTTTTGAGTGAGGTTGAAGATTATGGCCGCGAATAA
- the ftsY gene encoding signal recognition particle-docking protein FtsY, whose protein sequence is MTEKKKRGLLSWLGFGEEEQSPKTQNEANVENVEDQTEVESQVETEQVAPEAEVAKPTETQSVEFEQALEETQQEQQPIAAEAEAEAEAEAEAEQEEVMAPQAKVEEVQEKPTESFFARLKRSLSRTKANIGAGFFGLFKGKQIDEDLFEELEEQLLIADVGMNTTVKIIENLTEKASRNDLKDGEALYGLLKEEMSEILSQVEQPLVVDTTKTPYVILMVGVNGVGKTTTIGKLAKQFQSEGKKVMLAAGDTFRAAAVEQLQVWGQRNDVPVIAQHTGADSASVIYDAIEAAKARGVDVVIADTAGRLQNKSNLMEELRKIVRVMKKIDDSAPHEIMLTLDAGTGQNAISQAKLFSDVAPVTGITLTKLDGTAKGGVIFSIADQFQIPIRYIGVGEGIDDLRPFESKDFIEALFSREE, encoded by the coding sequence ATGACGGAAAAAAAGAAGCGCGGATTATTATCGTGGCTTGGTTTTGGTGAAGAAGAACAAAGCCCAAAAACTCAGAATGAAGCGAACGTAGAAAACGTTGAAGATCAAACTGAAGTTGAATCACAAGTTGAGACTGAACAGGTCGCACCTGAAGCTGAAGTCGCTAAGCCAACTGAAACTCAGTCAGTTGAATTTGAGCAAGCGCTTGAAGAGACTCAACAAGAGCAGCAACCTATCGCAGCAGAAGCAGAAGCAGAAGCAGAAGCAGAAGCAGAAGCAGAACAGGAAGAAGTGATGGCTCCTCAAGCTAAGGTTGAAGAAGTACAAGAGAAGCCGACAGAAAGCTTCTTTGCACGACTTAAGCGTAGCCTAAGCCGTACTAAAGCAAACATTGGTGCTGGCTTCTTTGGTTTGTTCAAAGGCAAGCAAATTGATGAAGACCTGTTTGAAGAACTAGAAGAGCAACTTCTGATCGCCGACGTGGGTATGAATACCACAGTTAAGATCATTGAAAACCTAACAGAAAAAGCATCCCGTAATGACCTAAAAGATGGTGAAGCGCTTTATGGTCTGCTCAAAGAAGAGATGTCAGAAATCTTGAGCCAAGTGGAACAGCCACTGGTTGTTGATACCACTAAAACACCTTACGTTATCTTAATGGTGGGTGTGAATGGTGTGGGTAAGACAACCACTATCGGTAAGCTGGCGAAACAATTCCAAAGTGAAGGCAAGAAAGTGATGTTGGCGGCGGGTGATACCTTCCGTGCGGCAGCGGTTGAACAACTTCAGGTTTGGGGGCAGCGTAATGATGTTCCGGTTATCGCTCAGCACACTGGTGCCGATAGCGCGTCTGTTATCTACGATGCGATTGAAGCCGCTAAAGCGCGTGGTGTTGATGTCGTGATTGCTGATACTGCAGGCCGTTTGCAGAACAAGAGCAACTTGATGGAAGAGCTACGCAAGATTGTTCGTGTAATGAAGAAGATCGATGATTCTGCACCGCACGAAATCATGTTAACGCTAGATGCAGGTACCGGTCAGAATGCGATTAGCCAAGCGAAGTTGTTTAGTGATGTGGCACCAGTAACGGGTATTACGCTAACTAAGCTAGATGGTACAGCGAAAGGTGGAGTAATTTTCTCAATTGCTGACCAGTTCCAGATTCCAATCCGCTACATTGGCGTGGGTGAAGGCATTGACGACCTGCGTCCATTTGAGTCGAAAGACTTTATTGAAGCACTATTTAGCCGCGAAGAGTAA
- the rsmD gene encoding 16S rRNA (guanine(966)-N(2))-methyltransferase RsmD encodes MVRRRQQNTSQKKPSGGFVRIISGSWRGRKLPVHDLEGLRPTIDRVKETLFNWVAQDIPHSTCLDVFAGSGGLGFEAASRQAKMVTLLEMNQKAAKQLSDNAKELKADNINVVNTDAISFLKKPGTPYDMVFLDPPFRKGLLAETVQLLESNGWLADNAIIYVETEKELKLEAMPENWELHRDKTTGQSSYRLFNRITEE; translated from the coding sequence ATGGTAAGACGTCGCCAGCAAAACACATCACAAAAAAAGCCATCCGGAGGCTTTGTTCGAATTATTAGTGGCTCATGGAGAGGTAGAAAGCTGCCTGTTCATGATTTAGAAGGGTTACGCCCAACTATTGACCGAGTCAAAGAAACACTCTTTAACTGGGTGGCACAAGATATCCCACATTCGACTTGCTTGGATGTATTCGCCGGTTCTGGTGGTCTAGGTTTTGAAGCCGCTTCTCGCCAAGCAAAAATGGTGACACTGCTCGAAATGAATCAAAAAGCGGCCAAACAGCTTTCTGATAACGCGAAAGAGCTCAAAGCAGACAACATCAATGTGGTCAACACTGATGCTATCTCTTTCCTTAAGAAGCCAGGCACTCCTTACGATATGGTCTTTCTCGATCCTCCATTTCGTAAAGGCTTACTCGCAGAAACAGTACAACTGCTTGAGAGTAACGGTTGGCTTGCAGACAACGCCATCATTTATGTCGAGACAGAGAAAGAGCTAAAACTCGAAGCTATGCCAGAAAACTGGGAATTACATC